A window from Leptothermofonsia sichuanensis E412 encodes these proteins:
- a CDS encoding ADP-ribosylglycohydrolase family protein yields the protein MRYSLLSCFQGVLLGAALGEEFGACRQAWQSQKTPPLLNDWATDVQTNQTDQSDWSGWQPVDENRILTQTRQAPFTWGKVAVRWAEALVQYGNWRELELDPPTELAGSPGREQETTTGGDQPVSGAELAIAALPIVLFLHDNPLRLQQVLSQIARQWRIDPTEIEAVWIVSQALISILKEPMTPFNLLPKLVDQIRQHGKPQDFQSGFVSALEQVQTFLQSGASLRTATLQFQTARPASASVYSTTTGALCLALYCFLSTPDDFRLALLRAGRTGVSPQIVCGLTGALAGAYSSIAGLPLVWRLVKTEASTMLNWGVTGDQIKQLATQLFWVWSGVYGLDASSGAGIPAIAAPGVIRLR from the coding sequence ATGCGCTACTCGCTGTTGAGTTGCTTTCAAGGAGTCCTGTTAGGGGCAGCACTCGGTGAGGAGTTTGGTGCCTGCCGCCAGGCATGGCAATCGCAGAAGACACCCCCGCTTCTGAATGACTGGGCAACGGATGTTCAGACCAATCAGACTGATCAGTCTGATTGGTCAGGATGGCAGCCAGTTGACGAAAACCGGATACTGACTCAAACCCGGCAAGCTCCTTTTACCTGGGGAAAAGTGGCTGTTCGATGGGCAGAGGCATTGGTGCAGTATGGCAATTGGCGCGAGCTGGAGTTGGACCCGCCCACGGAACTGGCGGGTAGCCCTGGGCGTGAACAGGAAACTACTACAGGCGGCGATCAACCCGTGAGTGGGGCAGAACTGGCGATCGCGGCCCTACCAATCGTCCTCTTTCTCCATGACAACCCGCTGCGGTTGCAGCAAGTTCTCAGCCAGATAGCCAGACAATGGCGAATTGACCCGACTGAAATTGAAGCGGTGTGGATCGTGAGCCAGGCTCTGATATCTATCCTGAAAGAGCCAATGACCCCATTCAACCTGCTCCCCAAACTGGTGGATCAAATACGGCAGCATGGCAAACCACAGGATTTTCAGTCTGGTTTTGTGAGTGCGCTGGAACAGGTGCAAACCTTCCTGCAATCGGGCGCTTCGCTGCGAACCGCAACTCTCCAGTTTCAGACAGCCAGACCTGCTTCAGCCAGCGTCTATTCAACGACTACAGGTGCCCTCTGTCTGGCACTCTATTGCTTTCTCAGTACACCGGATGATTTTCGGCTTGCCCTGTTGCGGGCGGGGCGGACGGGGGTTTCCCCCCAGATTGTGTGTGGACTGACTGGTGCCTTAGCGGGTGCCTATAGTAGTATTGCCGGGTTACCGCTGGTGTGGCGGTTAGTCAAAACAGAGGCTTCAACCATGTTGAATTGGGGAGTAACGGGTGATCAGATTAAACAACTGGCAACCCAACTGTTCTGGGTGTGGTCGGGAGTCTATGGACTGGACGCTTCTTCTGGAGCAGGCATTCCCGCGATCGCAGCCCCAGGTGTGATCCGCCTGCGTTAA
- a CDS encoding S-layer homology domain-containing protein, which produces MAKAMNQKSTTAVAVALGIVTSSFAPLAMAPRAMAQVFSDVRGSWAQTCIVELTERGIISGYPDGSFRPNNPVTRAEFAAMVGKAFPNAARVRGATQFVDVPSSFWAYNAISYASQTGFLSGYPGNVFNPSQNIPRAQVLVSLASGLNYSPTQPVNATLTNYFADAAAIPGYAETGIAAATERRLVVNYPDVRYLNPNQLASRAEVSAFLCQALTQTGQISSVISSQYVAGATVAQQAVITAGTRIPVNYTAAEQIIVAPDEAVNLTLTVASDIRNSQGVVAIPAGSQVIGQLVPVGGGSQFVASAVVINGRQYAMNATSGIITTRRNVRDPNIARILGTAAVGSSAAAIIGGVTGNRQITGGNVLLGGAVAGAAAASQGRNIGKTLRDAAIGAALGAGAAGITGDRTITPKEALTGAALGAAVGGALDRSSTGEEVVVINPQTDLTLTVNNNVTL; this is translated from the coding sequence ATGGCTAAAGCAATGAATCAGAAGTCTACAACCGCCGTAGCGGTTGCCCTGGGAATCGTAACCAGTTCTTTTGCCCCCCTGGCAATGGCTCCCCGTGCAATGGCACAGGTCTTCTCTGATGTGCGGGGTAGCTGGGCACAAACCTGTATTGTTGAATTGACAGAAAGAGGAATCATTAGCGGCTATCCCGATGGGTCATTCCGTCCCAATAACCCGGTGACCCGTGCTGAATTTGCTGCTATGGTTGGAAAGGCATTTCCCAATGCAGCTCGTGTTCGTGGAGCCACTCAATTTGTGGATGTGCCCTCCAGTTTCTGGGCCTACAATGCTATTTCCTACGCTTCCCAAACCGGGTTCCTCTCAGGCTATCCCGGTAACGTATTCAATCCGTCCCAAAATATTCCCCGTGCTCAAGTTCTGGTATCCCTGGCAAGCGGGTTGAATTATTCTCCCACCCAACCTGTGAATGCAACGCTGACCAATTACTTTGCTGATGCCGCTGCCATTCCAGGCTATGCAGAAACTGGCATCGCGGCGGCAACCGAGCGGCGTCTCGTGGTCAACTACCCCGACGTTCGGTATCTGAATCCTAACCAGCTTGCCAGCCGTGCAGAAGTTTCTGCCTTCCTGTGCCAGGCATTGACCCAAACCGGACAAATTTCGTCTGTGATTTCTAGCCAGTATGTGGCTGGAGCCACGGTTGCTCAACAGGCAGTGATTACCGCTGGCACCCGGATTCCTGTGAACTATACGGCTGCCGAACAAATCATTGTTGCACCCGATGAAGCCGTCAATCTAACGCTGACAGTTGCCTCCGATATTCGGAACTCCCAGGGAGTGGTGGCAATCCCGGCCGGTAGCCAGGTGATTGGGCAACTGGTGCCCGTGGGTGGTGGCTCTCAGTTTGTTGCCAGTGCTGTTGTAATTAACGGACGCCAGTACGCCATGAATGCAACCTCTGGAATCATCACAACCCGTCGGAATGTCCGTGACCCCAACATCGCTCGAATTCTGGGTACGGCGGCGGTGGGTTCCAGTGCAGCGGCCATCATTGGCGGTGTCACGGGCAACCGGCAGATTACGGGCGGTAATGTGTTGCTGGGTGGAGCGGTTGCCGGTGCAGCCGCCGCCAGCCAGGGACGAAACATTGGCAAGACACTCCGGGATGCCGCGATTGGTGCGGCACTGGGTGCCGGGGCCGCCGGGATTACGGGCGATCGCACCATTACTCCCAAGGAAGCCCTCACAGGGGCGGCATTAGGGGCCGCCGTTGGGGGAGCACTGGACCGGAGCAGCACAGGCGAAGAGGTGGTTGTGATCAATCCGCAAACCGATCTGACGCTGACAGTGAACAACAATGTAACCCTGTAG
- a CDS encoding GAF domain-containing protein, with amino-acid sequence MTSKSRKSESGATLMQGDILNRMTNRIRRSLELQEILTATVAEVRSFLGTDRVKIYRFEPDGSGQVIAESIRDHRLPPLLNLRFPSGDIPPHAREMFIKARQRVIVDIPGQVATLSRLENPLTTADLTVEAVNQLALEEILQRPVDPCHVEYLKAMGVQSSLVVPILHHQELWGLLVSHHAQPKRFSKQKLQMVQWVADQVSIAIAQSILLHNARERARREALINQITTLLHAPLSMNAILQFVLEAVVGAVQGSSGRLYLLDLESSIPPQLCTCGRQPEVLADQTLLEETRFWQDLMNQEKSPSQWVQEPFTTWELPLKPEINQELSSLQGSYRFNPLAVSDIYQEPRLAEVLPAFHATPIRSLLVMPLKYGDDPLGYLTIFRDEVDTDILWAGRFDPDERNDRPRQSFEVWRELKRGQAQQWLPEELDLVRSLGTHLTMAVMQNRLYQCEREHRLLVEMRNQELNTARTAAEEASQLKSDFLSSTSHELRTPLASTLNYLKLLKEGFYDNPEELQEYIDVAYHSAENLVAIINDVLDIAKIEAGRMPVHLESVNLREMLREQEILFKPESQQKGIPLIIDCQVEQVQADAIKLRQVLTNLLANAFKFTDTGEIHVRAVQRSQDRYGHLPPVVEISVIDTGIGIDSNRGDLLFEPFVQADGSIKRRYGGTGLGLTVCKRLVELMGGKIWLESSGRGQGTTVTFTLSTAPDVVHGT; translated from the coding sequence ATGACCAGTAAAAGCCGGAAGTCTGAATCAGGTGCCACGCTGATGCAGGGCGACATCCTGAATCGGATGACCAATCGTATTCGCAGGTCCCTGGAACTTCAGGAGATTCTTACGGCTACGGTGGCAGAGGTGAGGTCGTTTTTGGGGACCGACCGGGTTAAGATTTACCGATTTGAACCCGATGGCTCAGGTCAGGTCATCGCTGAATCAATTCGTGACCATCGCCTGCCTCCGCTGCTCAATTTGCGCTTCCCATCAGGTGATATCCCGCCCCATGCCAGGGAGATGTTTATCAAGGCCCGTCAGCGGGTCATTGTGGATATTCCAGGCCAGGTGGCTACCCTGAGTCGGCTTGAAAATCCCCTGACCACAGCCGACCTGACGGTGGAAGCAGTCAACCAGTTAGCCCTTGAAGAGATTTTGCAGCGACCAGTCGATCCCTGCCATGTGGAATATCTGAAGGCAATGGGGGTTCAATCTTCACTGGTGGTTCCCATTCTGCACCATCAGGAGCTATGGGGGTTGCTGGTTTCTCACCATGCTCAACCCAAACGATTTTCGAAGCAAAAGTTGCAGATGGTTCAGTGGGTAGCGGATCAGGTGTCGATCGCGATCGCCCAATCGATCCTGCTACACAATGCCCGCGAACGTGCCCGTCGAGAAGCTTTGATTAATCAAATCACGACGCTGCTGCACGCGCCATTATCGATGAATGCTATTCTCCAATTCGTTTTGGAAGCTGTGGTCGGGGCGGTGCAGGGTTCCTCCGGTCGGCTTTACCTGCTGGATCTGGAGTCTTCTATTCCCCCCCAACTCTGCACCTGTGGCAGGCAGCCTGAGGTATTAGCCGATCAGACCCTGTTGGAGGAAACCCGTTTCTGGCAGGATTTGATGAACCAGGAAAAGAGTCCTTCCCAATGGGTGCAGGAACCTTTCACAACTTGGGAATTGCCGCTTAAACCAGAGATAAACCAGGAACTCTCGTCTTTGCAAGGGTCCTATCGATTCAATCCGCTGGCCGTCTCCGATATTTATCAGGAACCCCGGTTAGCAGAGGTGTTACCGGCTTTTCACGCCACTCCCATTCGTAGTCTTCTGGTCATGCCATTGAAATATGGAGACGATCCCCTGGGCTATCTCACGATTTTTCGGGATGAGGTAGATACCGATATTCTCTGGGCAGGCAGGTTTGATCCGGATGAACGCAACGATCGCCCACGGCAGTCTTTCGAGGTTTGGAGGGAATTAAAAAGAGGACAGGCTCAGCAGTGGTTGCCGGAAGAACTTGACCTGGTGCGATCGCTCGGCACCCATCTCACAATGGCAGTCATGCAGAATCGCCTTTACCAGTGTGAGCGGGAACACCGCCTGCTGGTCGAAATGCGTAACCAGGAACTCAACACTGCCCGGACAGCGGCTGAAGAAGCCAGCCAGCTCAAATCAGATTTTCTGTCATCCACCAGTCATGAACTGCGAACCCCCCTGGCCTCCACCCTCAACTACCTGAAACTCTTAAAAGAAGGTTTCTACGACAACCCTGAAGAGCTTCAGGAATATATTGATGTCGCTTACCACTCGGCAGAAAACCTGGTTGCTATCATTAACGATGTCCTCGACATCGCTAAAATCGAAGCTGGGCGAATGCCCGTACACCTGGAATCTGTGAATTTGCGGGAAATGTTGCGGGAACAGGAAATTTTATTTAAGCCAGAAAGTCAGCAAAAAGGGATTCCTTTAATCATTGACTGTCAGGTGGAGCAGGTACAGGCTGATGCCATTAAGCTGAGGCAGGTTCTCACCAATTTATTAGCCAATGCCTTTAAGTTCACAGACACCGGCGAAATCCATGTCCGGGCTGTACAACGGAGCCAGGACAGGTATGGCCACCTGCCGCCAGTGGTTGAAATTTCTGTCATCGATACCGGCATTGGCATTGATAGTAACCGGGGCGATCTCCTGTTTGAACCGTTTGTCCAGGCAGATGGTTCCATCAAACGCCGCTACGGGGGAACTGGATTGGGCTTAACAGTTTGTAAGCG
- a CDS encoding HD family phosphohydrolase has translation MKRFQPLVQRFELPDLSYARKVSTSVANLVGRLQPKTRSSKATRSYLISALAIATLTSAIGHRFYNAPKLDTGRAAPQTIYAPRTATVEDRRATEEKQRAARKSSISVLALDQGATQQIRDNLQRHLDQGDELRRLAGPFPFTKTATLSVGTQTYLRQTSEEEWQTLLNVVDPTGSFLGASTRTRTKLSDLSNDTQRRAATELLAQPRTPDSRNYIALLETISQARSQYASTLTLLTPGSPDEKTVYDKTLLDISAADWQQVKARLPQLVERIVAQGIPPGLTEAILENAVRLHVKGFVPPGTESLSVKVLLLSLQPNLVHDEEQTRLRAEHAAQLVEPEMISIREGEIIVRAGEEITTAKFALLDEFGLSRRGIDWVGLIGFGILVSGAVVAFWFIERRFHPTMRRRDRVLVWLLSLSAPLVIVLQVPSTNLPAIGLLVGSFYGSPIGIAVTGLLAVLLPFGLQLPWSQLLSSTGAGLLGGWMAGRLRSREELALLGIGVGLLQGSLYLVLNVASGMVWYTLLGSAALHALIGLAWCIVAIGVSPYLEQVFDLVTTIRLVELANPNCYLLKQLAAKTPGTFQHTLFVATLAEAAARALGCNVELVRTGTLYHDIGKMHDPLGFIENQMGGPNKHDLIDDPYKSAEIIKKHVTEGLVMARKCRLPKAVQAFIPEHQGTMLIAYFYHQAQQRAKQTPNPDGTLPEVCESDFRYDGPIPQTRETGIVMLADSCEAALRSLKEATYDEALAMINKILRARWQDNQLINSGLTREDMSKIATVFVEVWQQFNHQRIAYPKLGGNAQPVLQAEQSPTAVK, from the coding sequence ATGAAACGGTTCCAGCCACTGGTGCAACGGTTTGAGCTACCCGACCTGAGTTATGCCAGGAAGGTTTCTACAAGCGTAGCAAATCTGGTAGGGCGATTGCAGCCCAAAACCAGGTCCAGTAAAGCTACCCGTTCCTATCTGATTTCGGCCCTGGCAATCGCAACGCTGACCAGTGCGATCGGCCATCGGTTTTATAATGCCCCCAAACTGGACACCGGCAGAGCCGCTCCTCAGACCATTTATGCCCCCAGGACGGCAACCGTAGAAGACAGGCGAGCCACGGAAGAAAAACAGAGAGCCGCCCGTAAAAGCTCAATTTCAGTCCTGGCTCTGGATCAGGGCGCAACTCAGCAGATCCGGGACAATCTCCAGCGGCACCTGGACCAGGGTGATGAATTGAGGCGGCTGGCAGGTCCTTTCCCGTTTACAAAAACCGCTACTTTATCGGTGGGTACCCAGACTTACCTCCGGCAAACCAGCGAAGAAGAGTGGCAAACACTGCTGAATGTGGTTGACCCTACTGGTTCCTTTCTGGGCGCTTCGACCCGGACCCGAACCAAACTATCCGATCTGTCTAATGATACCCAGCGACGGGCTGCGACGGAACTGCTGGCACAACCCCGCACGCCGGATTCCCGGAACTATATTGCCCTGCTGGAAACAATCAGTCAGGCCCGTTCTCAGTACGCCTCCACCCTCACCCTGCTGACTCCAGGTTCCCCTGACGAAAAAACCGTCTATGACAAAACGCTACTGGACATCAGCGCGGCTGACTGGCAGCAGGTTAAAGCCAGACTTCCCCAGTTGGTAGAACGGATCGTTGCTCAGGGCATTCCTCCAGGACTGACGGAAGCCATCTTAGAAAATGCGGTCCGGCTTCATGTCAAAGGCTTTGTTCCTCCAGGAACGGAAAGCCTCTCAGTCAAGGTGCTGCTATTATCTTTGCAGCCTAATCTGGTACACGATGAGGAACAAACCCGTCTGCGGGCAGAACACGCCGCCCAGTTGGTTGAGCCAGAAATGATTTCGATTCGAGAGGGCGAAATTATTGTTCGGGCTGGTGAGGAAATCACAACGGCTAAGTTTGCGCTCCTGGATGAGTTTGGGCTGAGTCGGCGGGGGATTGACTGGGTGGGGCTGATTGGGTTTGGGATTCTGGTGAGTGGTGCCGTTGTTGCTTTCTGGTTTATTGAACGCAGGTTTCATCCCACAATGCGGCGGCGCGATCGCGTCCTGGTCTGGCTTTTAAGTTTGAGCGCCCCTTTAGTAATTGTCCTTCAGGTACCGTCTACTAACCTGCCAGCGATTGGGCTGTTGGTGGGCAGTTTTTATGGTTCACCAATTGGCATTGCGGTGACCGGGTTGCTGGCAGTGTTGCTTCCCTTTGGCTTACAGCTTCCCTGGAGCCAGTTACTCTCCAGCACTGGAGCGGGTCTCCTGGGAGGATGGATGGCCGGACGGTTGCGATCGCGGGAAGAACTGGCTCTCCTGGGCATTGGCGTCGGCTTACTGCAAGGCTCCCTCTATCTGGTGCTGAATGTTGCCTCCGGGATGGTCTGGTATACCCTGCTGGGTTCAGCCGCACTCCACGCTTTGATTGGGCTTGCCTGGTGCATTGTGGCGATCGGCGTCAGCCCCTATCTGGAACAGGTGTTTGACCTGGTGACCACCATTCGCCTGGTGGAACTGGCAAACCCCAACTGCTACTTGTTGAAACAGCTTGCCGCCAAAACACCCGGTACCTTCCAGCACACCTTGTTTGTTGCCACGCTGGCAGAAGCCGCCGCCCGCGCCCTAGGCTGCAACGTGGAACTGGTGCGGACGGGGACTCTGTATCATGACATTGGCAAAATGCACGATCCACTGGGCTTCATTGAAAATCAGATGGGGGGACCTAACAAGCATGACCTGATTGACGACCCCTACAAGAGTGCCGAGATTATCAAAAAGCATGTCACTGAAGGGTTAGTCATGGCGCGTAAGTGCCGTCTACCCAAAGCCGTCCAGGCATTTATCCCGGAGCACCAGGGCACAATGTTGATTGCCTACTTCTACCACCAGGCGCAACAGCGGGCAAAGCAAACCCCCAACCCGGATGGCACCCTGCCCGAAGTATGCGAGTCTGATTTCCGCTACGACGGTCCCATTCCCCAGACGCGAGAGACCGGAATTGTGATGCTGGCAGATTCCTGTGAAGCCGCGTTGCGATCGCTCAAGGAAGCCACCTACGACGAAGCACTGGCCATGATCAACAAAATCCTGCGTGCCCGCTGGCAGGACAACCAATTGATCAACTCTGGGTTGACCCGTGAGGACATGTCCAAAATTGCGACTGTCTTTGTCGAAGTCTGGCAACAATTCAACCACCAGCGGATCGCCTATCCCAAACTGGGGGGGAATGCCCAGCCTGTTTTGCAGGCGGAGCAAAGCCCGACCGCTGTGAAGTAG
- a CDS encoding peptidoglycan-binding domain-containing protein, whose amino-acid sequence MSGYFKPGYLKLSVRSLRQGAAISFTVVMLASTTGFAQESGFPIPGQTSAVPTTGTVNRPILRSGSKGNEVSELQAALKLLGFYSGGVDGVYGQTTVDAVFSFQQAAGLDADGIVGPATWGTLFPKSPPEVAPLSATQTASTLPAGTGATPPATRPSTSSPSSPAATAAVRQSGGTEGTATAQPTTELAFPVLRVGMRGPAVVGLQNRLRAIGVFKGGADGVFGPETQEAVRAAQRKFKLEVDGVVGPATWKELLQ is encoded by the coding sequence ATGTCTGGTTATTTCAAGCCTGGTTATCTCAAGCTATCCGTGCGATCGCTCCGCCAGGGGGCTGCCATCAGTTTCACTGTGGTAATGCTGGCTTCAACCACTGGCTTTGCCCAGGAGTCTGGCTTTCCAATTCCTGGTCAGACATCGGCTGTCCCAACAACAGGAACTGTTAACCGTCCTATCCTCCGGTCTGGTAGCAAAGGCAACGAGGTGAGTGAGTTGCAGGCAGCGCTCAAGCTGTTGGGGTTCTATAGCGGTGGTGTGGATGGGGTGTATGGGCAAACCACCGTTGATGCCGTTTTTTCCTTTCAGCAGGCAGCCGGTTTAGACGCGGATGGTATTGTTGGTCCGGCAACCTGGGGCACTCTTTTCCCAAAAAGTCCACCTGAGGTAGCCCCCCTCTCTGCTACCCAAACAGCGTCAACCCTCCCCGCCGGTACTGGGGCCACCCCACCTGCCACCAGGCCCTCAACCTCCTCTCCATCCAGTCCTGCGGCTACGGCAGCGGTTCGCCAATCCGGTGGCACAGAGGGAACGGCTACTGCCCAACCGACAACAGAACTGGCTTTTCCAGTGCTGCGAGTGGGAATGCGGGGTCCGGCGGTGGTTGGCCTGCAAAACCGGCTCAGGGCGATCGGGGTGTTCAAAGGGGGAGCCGATGGTGTCTTTGGTCCCGAAACTCAAGAAGCCGTTCGAGCTGCTCAGCGCAAGTTTAAGCTTGAAGTTGATGGTGTGGTTGGTCCAGCCACATGGAAGGAATTATTGCAATAA